One segment of Castanea sativa cultivar Marrone di Chiusa Pesio chromosome 3, ASM4071231v1 DNA contains the following:
- the LOC142627166 gene encoding uncharacterized protein LOC142627166, whose protein sequence is MGEFSIQISSDLLNRLSDDTEKLKKKNKKSKKAKVPREPRQPSAKVNQKQISDESETFKGAATTGWPLQTPLFVPVNTPAQSAYTELDAIRSVLQDGERVLDRLQKQEENMVQEVTQRAKDLREKEFKLPYQKPMPCFAENNAWLECYKEHAKDILKCSPLVKSFEDCIRRARQNASSEMK, encoded by the coding sequence ATGGGTGAGTTTTCAATTCAGATTAGCAGCGACCTTCTTAATCGGCTTTCTGATGACACCGaaaagttgaagaagaaaaataaaaaatctaaaaaagctAAGGTACCCCGAGAGCCTAGACAGCCCTCAGCTAAGGTaaatcagaagcagatttctgatgAATCTGAAACATTTAAGGGGGCTGCTACTACAGGATGGCCACTGCAGACTCCATTATTTGTACCTGTAAACACACCTGCACAATCTGCCTACACAGAGTTGGATGCAATTCGATCTGTCCTTCAAGATGGCGAGAGGGTTCTGGACAGGTTGCAGAAGCAGGAGGAAAATATGGTGCAGGAAGTAACACAAAGAGCCAAGGATCTCCGAGAGAAGGAGTTCAAGCTTCCGTACCAGAAGCCTATGCCTTGCTTTGCTGAGAATAATGCTTGGTTGGAATGCTACAAGGAACATGCAAAAGACATCCTGAAATGTTCTCCTCTAGTTAAAAGCTTCGAAGATTGTATTCGCCGAGCTAGGCAGAACGCGAGTTCAGAAATGAAGTAG